TCACTACTTCATAGACAGCACGTATTTTTTTCTCATCCAGGTTTTCACCTGCATTTTGTAAGTTTCCTCCCCATGAAGAGACCCTGTATGTCTTTTTTAGATCGATCGGTTTACCTCCTATCTTGAAATCTGAAATACGTTTTCCCGATGCGGCTGCAACTTTAATGCTGTAGCTTGCACCTGTCAAACGACTCATGTCTCCACCCTGTTGAAGCAATGGATTTTCATTGAATACATTGTCAGCAATGTCTTCCATAAGATTTGCAATCACTTCACCTTTAAGATCGAAAGTATACACTTCCGGATATGTGATCGCTGTCATTTCGTAGACATTGTCTTTGAGTATCTTGTCACCCGGCAGGAGCGTGGTTCCCCATCTGTACCCAGGTGTAAATACGATATCACTTCCCATCTCTGCCTGGATCGCCTGGCCTATAAGTGCATCAAAGGTGGAGTAGAAAGTATCTCTTTTATAAAGGAGCCCTTTCGTCGTTCCCAACACTTCATTAAGCTCCTTGTCAAATGGTGCATACGATTTTGCAACAAGTGCATCCCCCGCTTTATCTGCTGGTATGAGGTTTGAAGCTACAGGCATCAGTTTAAAGTTGTAGCCTGCCACTTTCTTGTCTTTGATATCGATATCCAGTCTGCCTACATATTTACCATGACTGCCTGCAATCAGAATCACAGTATCATTCACGATAATAGGTTTGGGACTAGGATCATGTGTGTGGCCACTCAAGATGAAATCAACACCTTTCACCTTTTTCGCCAGTTCCTGGTCTACAGAGAAACCATCATGACTCAACACAACCACACAATCCACTTTTTTCTCATTACGAAGCTCATCAATGAACTCCTGAAGAGACTCGTGTCTCAGTGCAAAACTCCATCCTTCAGTAAACTTTTTAGGGTTGGCTGTAGAAGTGAACGGGAATGACTGTCCGATAATACCGATCTTCGCTCCACCAACTTCTTTAATGGTATATGGAGGGAAGATCAACTCTTCAAAGTCATCAGAGAAAGGATCGTTGTCAATGACGTTTTGAGAGATAAACTCTCCCTTCAACATCTTGATAAGCTCCATCACTCGCTCTTTACCGTAGGTAAATTCCCAGTGACCTACCATCACGTCCACACCCAGATAATTCTGTGCTTCAACGATGGCCGCCCCGTCCGTCTTCAATGCGACTGCCGTTCCCTGCCAGGTATCGCCACTGTCCAAAAGGAGGACATTCTTTTCGCCTCTCTCTTTTTTGACATGATCAATGATAGGTTTTATGTGGGCAATCCCACCCATTTTACCGAATTTCTCAGCAAGTGTTTCAAAGTCATTATAGGTATCAAAATATTGATCCAGTGAACCAGGTTTAATACCGTAATAACTCTCAAAACTGTCTCCACAGATGAAGCCTGGTGTTCCTACCAGGTTTTTTGCAGAGATCAATGTTGATGGCTCTCTCCAGTAGAGTGGTTTGATATGTGCATGCAGGTCGCAAATATGCAGGATGGTCGCTTTACCTTTGGGTTCAAAATCCACAATATCAGAAAAACTAAGTTTTTTGATACGCTCCTTGCCGGCTTCTCCGGCAAAGAGATTCGTTCCTCCTGTTGCACCCAACAAACCTAATGCTGCTGCAATCTGAAGGAAATCTCGTCTGTTAATATCCATTGTATCCCCTTATCTTTTCAAACCAGGAATGGCAATAGCTTTTTTCTTGTCCTGTGCCAGTTTAGTGACATAGATTTCAAGGCCTACCATTTCTTTGGATCCTATCGGAATCACTTTAAGCAAAGCATTTTTCATACATCCCTGAAATCTTCTTTGCAATGTTCTGAGACTGGACTTCGTCATACGATATGCAGGCCATGTCACTCCAGATCCGGCTTCACCAAGATCAGGAAGAGGTTGTGTTCTAAGCACCATACCCACGATATCTTTACTATGACAGGAGTTACAGGAAAGTCCTCTACCGCCTCTTGCTGTCATAAAGGTCTTTTTACCCAATTCATAGGCCTCTTTTTCATGTGGCTCATTCAAATCAAGATTGGGTACTTCATCATTTGCCAATGATTTCACATATGCCAGCATAGAGAACATTTTTCCACTTTTTAGCTTGAATTTTTTCTTACCCTGCTCTACCTGCATTGCCTGCATTACCTGGTCGAGCCCAACAACATTTCCAAGCTTTTTCACATATTTTGGAAAAGAGGCAATCTCTTTAGGCAACTCTTTTTCACTCACTCCCAAAAATTTTGCAAGTGCCGCTTCGCCACCCAGTTGTTCTTCAAGTATCTCTCCACCCTCTTCCACATAAATATCAGCAGGGTTGTTTTCCAACATTTCTTTATACATTGCTCTGTCAGCATCACTCATAGCAAACTGCTCTCCTGCAGTTGCCATGGTCACCAAAAGAGCCAATGGTAATATCACTCTTTTCATTGCTTATCCTTTTGGTTTAAGTTTTTTGCTTTTACTGTTTTTCTCGCCTGTATTGTCTGTATAGTCCACTGTAATCTTACCTTTTCCAGGTACCTTGAAGTTAACAGAAAAGTAAGGGTTTGTTGAAACAGTTTCCCATACTTTCATCGTAGTGAACGGCTTACCGTCAAAACTGAATGTAATGCTGTCTATATAGTGTGCAGGCTTTACCTTGCCGGTTTTCTTGTCTTTCTTTAAACCTGTATCCATCGGGTGGATGACAATAAAGTCAACTTTTACTATATCTCCCGCTTTATACTTCTTTGGTTTGATCTTTATCATTGATTTTCGTGCTTCTGCCATTTGTTATCCTTTATATACTGTTATTTTTATATTGTGTATTACCAGACCGGCTGAAATCAACCACATCCACCAATCGTTACTTTAACACTTTTTGCTGCCTTTATGAACGTACCGTCACTTAGTTCCGCAACACCGATCACTTCCTGCGTAGAACCCAATTTGATTCTCGTAGCAAAATAGGCTTTGCCATTGGCTGGTGTAAGCATCACATCTACACATCTTGAATTACCGTTTTTTGCAGCAAGTACATGAATAGCCTTGACATAATTTCCCTCTTCCATAGGATAATCGACATTTACTTTGACAGGGACAACCGCACCGTTCTCTGCGATCTCAGGTACAGTAAGTTTTACTTTGTCACTCTCTTTTGCGCCTTTTCCTCCCGTAATTGCATCAATTGCAGCCTCTACCGATAAGGCATTCGGGCCCTTTGGCACTGCTTTTTTTGCTTCTTCTGCCATAAGTACTGCAGGAGTTACTGTCGCAACTACCGCCGAAACTGCTGCTATACTTTTTATAAAACTTCTTCTTTTCATACTTTACCTTCCTTTTATTACTTTTTCTTTTTCTCGGATACTACATACGATGTAAGATCACATATTTCCTGCTCATTGAACAGTTTGGTTGTAAGATTTACAGTCATGTGTGTATCTGGGTTGTCTATCCTCGGATCTGCTATCTTTTGAAATACAAATGGATAATCTCTCGTTTTTGTATCAATGAACATTGCTTTGTATCCTGTCAGGTCAGGACCGATATTTCCGGCACCTTTGGCACCTTCTATATTGTGGCACGCCACACAGTTTCCATACTGTTTAGGCTTTTTTTTGCCATTCTTCTCAACAAATTTTGCCAATCCTTTTGGTGGCTTCTTTTTTGCTTTTTTCCCATTCAGATTATGGAAAATATACTCTCCTCTTGCGATGGACGCCGCATCTGTTGTTACGCACCCTTTGGGCATGGTATATTTCGTCGGTTTGGCAAGTTTGTCTTTTTCTATCAGCTTGCTTGCATCGGGCATTTCATATGCTTTGGTCAAATCTACTGCATTCACCAGTGATGTTGATGAAATCAAGATTGCAGCAACAGTAACAAGTTTGATTTTTCTTTGCATTTACACTCCTTTTTTTATAGTTACGGAAGTATCATAACAAAGAAGTGTAAAAAAACTGTAAAAAATTAAATGTATGATTATTAAAATAAATTATTGACTTGGAAATGTGTAGGTAAAGGTCGTTCCTTTACCAGGTATTGACTTGACGTCGAGGCCTATATGTTCTTCTTCTGTAATCTGTTTAACAATATTCAGGCCTATACCAAAACCGCCCTTGGCCTCATCTTCCCTGTAATATCGGGAAAAGATCTTTTGCACATTCTTTATGCCAACGCCATGGTCTTCAACCTCAAATACGACCCTGCCCTCTACAAGCCTCAGCGAGATAAGCACCCGGGTATCGTTGTTGCTGTATTTAATGGCATTGGAGATAGTGTTGTCCACGATGCGCTGCAGTTTCGTTTTTGAACAATGATACATCACCCCATTTTCAATATGGATATCAAGCACAATATTTTTCAGGTTGGCAACTTCTTGAAAATAATCTACCCTGTTTTGAACGAACTCTCCCATATCGATCATCTTTTTTGTGTACTCTATCCGCCCCTGCTTGATGAGGTAATCCATATCATTATAGATGGTTGCAAGCGTTTTGGAAGCAGACTTTATGCGAGAGAGGTATTTATTGTCTCCATTTTTCCCGACAAAAAGGTCTACATTGAGATTGATGATGCTCAGAGGTGTATTGATCTCGTGCATGGAATCTTTGATAAAGTTGTCCAACTGCCTGTTCAGTTTTTCAAAAGGTACAGAAAAATTACGCAACAGCAAAAGAGAGAAAATGAAAAGTGCAATGAAAATAGCTATCAGAACTGAAAAAGCATACAGATAGATACTACTGGAAGTATGTACCGTTTCAACCAACAATATTGATGCTCCAAAATAATAACCTTTCGGCAGAGGATAGACATAATAGTATCGGTTTGCATAATGGTGAAAGCCCTCGGTAAGTGTATTTGGCTTAAAATCCAATGTTGAAAAGATCGTTTTATACCTTTCATCATAGAGTGCCGCACTATACTCTTTATACCTTGGGAAATGGTATATTTTGTCACTGTTTTTATAGTTTTGCATGGAAAGCATGATCTCTTTTGCCTTGGAATCCAGAGAAAGCTTAACTTTTGCCTCGTCGATCTGCAGTAAAAGACCGACATAAGTGATCAGGGGTACGATCAGTAAAACCGCTAATACCAACGAATAGATAATTGCATATTTACGGGCAAATTTACGGGCATCAAAAATCAATACTGTATCCCACACCACGGATATTTTTGATAAAATCATGTTTCAGTTTTTTACGCAGAGTACCGACCTGTACACGGATATTGGTCGGGTCGATCCATTCACCCCATATCTCTTCCCAGAACATTTCATACGATACGACATTCCCTTTCTGCTTGATAAGCAGTTCGAGTATCTTCGCTTCTGTTTTTGTAAGTATGATATCCTCATCTCCAAAAGAGAGTTTTAATTTTTTAAGATCATAACAATACCCAAAGGGGAGTTCGATACGTTCGTCTTGGGAAGAGAAGCAGTATGTTTTAATGACCTGTTCCACCCGCAACCTGAGTTCGGCAAGGTCAAACGGTTTGCGTATATAATCACATGCTCCACACTCATAACCACGGGTTAAATCTTCTATATCTGTTAAAGAAGTGATGAAAATCGCCGGTACTGTCACCCCCTCTTTTCGCAACATATCGAGTATTTCGAAACCATTCTTTTCGCCCAATACCTTTACATCCAGCAACAGCAGGTCATATACAGTTTCATAGATGGAATCGTAAGCTTCCTCAGAGTGGGCAAAGCAGTTCACCTCATACCCACTGTCTTCAAGAAACTCTTTCATACTCAAGGCCAGCATTGATTCATCTTCCAGTATAAGTATTTTCATTTTATCACCCCAGTCTTCTTTTCGTTATGTTTATTGGAAAGTATGATATCGATCAGTTCTTCTTTGTTGTACTCCCCAAGAATACTTTTTGCTTCAGATTCAAACTCCTGTTTGTCTTCTTTCTTCAGTCGGGGAAGCAGTTCAATCAGTTCTTTGTCGTATCCGTTTCTAAAACTGCCAAAAGGGTGTGCCCATGAAGCAACAACATTTTGCATATCTTCATCTGAAAACTGCGTAAAGAATGAAAAACCTTGCTTTTCATTTTCATAATTCTTCAATGCTTTTTGGGAAAGTGCAAGTACATACACACCTATTTTATCCCCCTTCCCGTTATGCATAGGCTCTAAAAGATAATAAGTACCCTCATGCAGCATATACGTTTTTTTTTCAAGTTTGTTCCAGTCTATTGCCTGTAATTTTTCTTTCCCTTGCTGATAATAATTCTGGTTAGCCAGAATATGGTTATGTATCACTGGAAAATTGCGCATTAATGCAGCCTGTTCCAGAAAACGTTCATCCATCAGCGCAAAAAGTTCTATGCCTTTTCTGCGGAGTTTTACCGAAAATTCATCAATCAACTTAATCGCTTCGAGATACCCTATGAGTTTTTTTCCGCTGCGTACGGGGATGGTGGCCTTAAATGTCAACAGCCTTCCTATTTCCATTCCCACTTTGGGTTGCTTATTATGTTTCAATTCCTGCAAATCATCCCTGAACCACCAGATGGGCATACCTTCAAATCCTTCGTTCCAGCTTCGTGCAAAAATATAGAAGTCTGGTGTAAGCAGCTGTATGCGAAGGGACTGGAGGTGCGTATATTTTTTAAAGCGTCGGGTAATATTCCGCAGAATCTCATATCCCTGGGATTCGTTATCGTTCAGGAGTGCATTTTTAATAGCTGCATCTTCTGCCAGAGCCAGGGAAAGCGACAACAGGTCTGTCATTTCATAAGCAAGTCCGGCTCTGAAGTTCGATATGATGTGGTCACCCAGCGTTTCCAGCCTGGCTTCCCTTGTCTGTTTAAAAAAGAAAAAAACCGATGAAAAGAGAATGACCAGTATAAAAAAGGTAATCCAAATAAATATTTTATTATAGTGCTTCATTATTTTAATCCTACGAAACAAACACTGTATTTGGGCTTAACGCAAGCAATAACCATAGAGATTTTATAGCTCTTTATACTTTTTTTACACTTTTTTGATATAAATTTTGTGAAGGATATCAATGAAAAAGATTCTTATCATATTACTTTTGGCATGTGCCATCCTCCATGCAGAGGAAGAGACAGCACAGGTTGTTTACGACCTTACGACGGGGAACCTGAAGACATTTGAACGCAAGTTACTTAAAGGTGTTGTTGCCAATAAAGCACATTATGAAGGCAAGCTCAAAGAGCTTAATGTTGTCGTGGTCATCCATGGTGGAGCCTATAAGTTCTTCACAAAAGATCCGATCCATTCCATTTTCAAAAGGGACAATGCCCTTATGGAAAATCACAAAACACTTGCCAAACGCATCAAATCCATGGTGAAGAATTATGATGTGGAATTTCTTATGTGCGGTGCCGGTATGTCCAAAAATAAACTGCAAGCAAAAGATATATATAGTTTTGTTAAAATAATTCCTAATTCCACCATTGGACTCATAGACAAACAGAATGAAGGATATGCTTATATCCCCATTGGTGACTAAAAGGAGCCATTATGGCAACAATTACAAGAAGAGGTTTTATGAAAGGGGCACTGGCAGTCAGTGCTTTCCCGCTTGTCTCCCCTGCAAACGAAGCGGAGGAAAACAACCGTCTTAAATTCATCCATATTACAGATTCACATATGGATCTCAGCAACGATGAAAGTGTAGAAGCCATGGAACTCATGGTGGCATTCGTCAATAAGAATTATCCTGATCTGGATTTTGTTCTTTTTGGAGGCGACAACTTCAACAACAATGTCAAAGGCAATTCCGATGCGTTGAAATTCAAAGAAATCATTGGAAAACTGCACTGCCCCTCCTATGTGGTCCGAGGCAACAAAGAATCTTCGCCGAAGCCAAATGACAGTATCCATCTAAATGAATTCAAATCCCTATTTATGGATGACAAAGCACTGACCGTACAGGGAAAAGACTGGCTGCTGGAGAAAAAAGGAGTACAGATACTGGGCCTGGACAGCTGCATAGAGAATGCCAATAACGGAATCTATACCCAAGAAACGATTCATTTTGCAAAAAAAGTTTTAAATGCCGGAAAACCCTCAATTATCCTCAACCACCATCCCTACACCAATTACTGGAAAGGAACAGAGGAGAAGGATCTGCACAAATATGTACTGAACAACACAAAAGAAGTACAGCAGGCTCTCTTCTCCTATCCCAATCTTATACTTACGCTCTCAGGGCATAAACACATAGATTCCGTCACACAGATCAAGCATGTTAAAGTTGTGGTTACCAGAGGATTTATAAGACCCCTGGATATGGATATGTATCCAATGCGTTATATTGAAATCCATGCTGGAAAGGTTCAGGAGAAATTGATCTATACTGCCTGATCAGAGCCCGAAGGAGAAGGTGGACCCTTCCTCCAGTTTACTCTCAATATCCAGTCTGCTGCCGTGCAGTGTCAAAATGGTTTTTACGATGGAGAGTCCCAGCCCCATGGAATTGTCCCAGTTGTGAGTACCGGAACGGTAGAATTTCTTCGTCACTTTTCCCAGATCCTTTTCACTGATCCCTGTTCCTTTGTCGATAACGGATATACGGTCATCTTCGATCTTGACTGTGACGATATCTTTGGAATACTTCAACGCATTTTCAATCAGGTTCTTCAGTACCAGTTCGATGAGCGTACGGTCCGCTTTCATCATTCGGTCTTCCCCTATGATCTCGACCTCTCTGTCTTTATAGGCTTCCTGCAGTACCATTTTTACCTCATTGGCCAGAGAAAGGATGCTGAAGGAACTTTTATGCAGTGTCGCTTCACCGCTCTCAAATTTGTTCCACAGGATAAGCCGTGAGAGCAGGTCTTCTATTTTCTGACCGTTATTATAGACTTTGCCAAGAAATTTCTCCTGCAGGACTTTGGGAATGTTCGGATCCTCCTGCAATGTCTGTGAATAACCCATAATGGAAGCAATGGGGTTTCGGAACTCATGCGCAATGGCTGAGAGCATATCGGCACGTTGGCGGTTTTTGAGTTTAAGTTTGGCATTGTAACGCTGTTTGATATCTTCACGTTTTTTGGCACTTTTGAGGACACGGATAAGATTCTCGTTGATCTCTTCGAATTCCCGCGTAAAGAAGCGTGTCTCGTAATCGATCTTCTCTATCTCGTCAAGATTCTTGAGATATCTGTTGATCACTTCAAGCTCGTTCTGCATACGTTTGGCACCGCGGAAAATGGAGAAGATAAAAATAGCGAAAGCGATGCCAAGCAAAACAATGGAAAGGAGTATATCCTCCCGTTCCTGCATAACGACTACGATGAGGACAGAAAATAGGATAAAAAGGAATACGCCGAGTGTCACCAGTCTGGCCATGACATATTCGGTAAATTTCGGTTTACTGAACACCTGTTTCCTCCTCCTTTAAGAACTACCTGAAACAGACAGGGAAAATCCGATCTCACGGGTAGATCACTTCTGTGCAGCTCTTTTCTCTTCCACCGTAGTGATAAAGCTGAGGAAGTCATCCACATCATAATATCCGACCAGTTTCTGGATCACCTCTTTGTCTGCATTCATAAAGAAGATGGTCGGTAC
This DNA window, taken from Sulfurovum lithotrophicum, encodes the following:
- the soxB gene encoding thiosulfohydrolase SoxB → MDINRRDFLQIAAALGLLGATGGTNLFAGEAGKERIKKLSFSDIVDFEPKGKATILHICDLHAHIKPLYWREPSTLISAKNLVGTPGFICGDSFESYYGIKPGSLDQYFDTYNDFETLAEKFGKMGGIAHIKPIIDHVKKERGEKNVLLLDSGDTWQGTAVALKTDGAAIVEAQNYLGVDVMVGHWEFTYGKERVMELIKMLKGEFISQNVIDNDPFSDDFEELIFPPYTIKEVGGAKIGIIGQSFPFTSTANPKKFTEGWSFALRHESLQEFIDELRNEKKVDCVVVLSHDGFSVDQELAKKVKGVDFILSGHTHDPSPKPIIVNDTVILIAGSHGKYVGRLDIDIKDKKVAGYNFKLMPVASNLIPADKAGDALVAKSYAPFDKELNEVLGTTKGLLYKRDTFYSTFDALIGQAIQAEMGSDIVFTPGYRWGTTLLPGDKILKDNVYEMTAITYPEVYTFDLKGEVIANLMEDIADNVFNENPLLQQGGDMSRLTGASYSIKVAAASGKRISDFKIGGKPIDLKKTYRVSSWGGNLQNAGENLDEKKIRAVYEVVSDYIRKQKVVDISMESNVKVLDYDCGCPAKGAKC
- the soxA gene encoding sulfur oxidation c-type cytochrome SoxA, with product MKRVILPLALLVTMATAGEQFAMSDADRAMYKEMLENNPADIYVEEGGEILEEQLGGEAALAKFLGVSEKELPKEIASFPKYVKKLGNVVGLDQVMQAMQVEQGKKKFKLKSGKMFSMLAYVKSLANDEVPNLDLNEPHEKEAYELGKKTFMTARGGRGLSCNSCHSKDIVGMVLRTQPLPDLGEAGSGVTWPAYRMTKSSLRTLQRRFQGCMKNALLKVIPIGSKEMVGLEIYVTKLAQDKKKAIAIPGLKR
- the soxZ gene encoding thiosulfate oxidation carrier complex protein SoxZ, with product MAEARKSMIKIKPKKYKAGDIVKVDFIVIHPMDTGLKKDKKTGKVKPAHYIDSITFSFDGKPFTTMKVWETVSTNPYFSVNFKVPGKGKITVDYTDNTGEKNSKSKKLKPKG
- the soxY gene encoding thiosulfate oxidation carrier protein SoxY — encoded protein: MKRRSFIKSIAAVSAVVATVTPAVLMAEEAKKAVPKGPNALSVEAAIDAITGGKGAKESDKVKLTVPEIAENGAVVPVKVNVDYPMEEGNYVKAIHVLAAKNGNSRCVDVMLTPANGKAYFATRIKLGSTQEVIGVAELSDGTFIKAAKSVKVTIGGCG
- the soxX gene encoding sulfur oxidation c-type cytochrome SoxX, whose protein sequence is MQRKIKLVTVAAILISSTSLVNAVDLTKAYEMPDASKLIEKDKLAKPTKYTMPKGCVTTDAASIARGEYIFHNLNGKKAKKKPPKGLAKFVEKNGKKKPKQYGNCVACHNIEGAKGAGNIGPDLTGYKAMFIDTKTRDYPFVFQKIADPRIDNPDTHMTVNLTTKLFNEQEICDLTSYVVSEKKKK
- a CDS encoding sensor histidine kinase; this encodes MWDTVLIFDARKFARKYAIIYSLVLAVLLIVPLITYVGLLLQIDEAKVKLSLDSKAKEIMLSMQNYKNSDKIYHFPRYKEYSAALYDERYKTIFSTLDFKPNTLTEGFHHYANRYYYVYPLPKGYYFGASILLVETVHTSSSIYLYAFSVLIAIFIALFIFSLLLLRNFSVPFEKLNRQLDNFIKDSMHEINTPLSIINLNVDLFVGKNGDNKYLSRIKSASKTLATIYNDMDYLIKQGRIEYTKKMIDMGEFVQNRVDYFQEVANLKNIVLDIHIENGVMYHCSKTKLQRIVDNTISNAIKYSNNDTRVLISLRLVEGRVVFEVEDHGVGIKNVQKIFSRYYREDEAKGGFGIGLNIVKQITEEEHIGLDVKSIPGKGTTFTYTFPSQ
- a CDS encoding response regulator transcription factor; its protein translation is MKILILEDESMLALSMKEFLEDSGYEVNCFAHSEEAYDSIYETVYDLLLLDVKVLGEKNGFEILDMLRKEGVTVPAIFITSLTDIEDLTRGYECGACDYIRKPFDLAELRLRVEQVIKTYCFSSQDERIELPFGYCYDLKKLKLSFGDEDIILTKTEAKILELLIKQKGNVVSYEMFWEEIWGEWIDPTNIRVQVGTLRKKLKHDFIKNIRGVGYSIDF
- a CDS encoding cache domain-containing protein, whose amino-acid sequence is MKHYNKIFIWITFFILVILFSSVFFFFKQTREARLETLGDHIISNFRAGLAYEMTDLLSLSLALAEDAAIKNALLNDNESQGYEILRNITRRFKKYTHLQSLRIQLLTPDFYIFARSWNEGFEGMPIWWFRDDLQELKHNKQPKVGMEIGRLLTFKATIPVRSGKKLIGYLEAIKLIDEFSVKLRRKGIELFALMDERFLEQAALMRNFPVIHNHILANQNYYQQGKEKLQAIDWNKLEKKTYMLHEGTYYLLEPMHNGKGDKIGVYVLALSQKALKNYENEKQGFSFFTQFSDEDMQNVVASWAHPFGSFRNGYDKELIELLPRLKKEDKQEFESEAKSILGEYNKEELIDIILSNKHNEKKTGVIK
- a CDS encoding DsrE family protein — protein: MKKILIILLLACAILHAEEETAQVVYDLTTGNLKTFERKLLKGVVANKAHYEGKLKELNVVVVIHGGAYKFFTKDPIHSIFKRDNALMENHKTLAKRIKSMVKNYDVEFLMCGAGMSKNKLQAKDIYSFVKIIPNSTIGLIDKQNEGYAYIPIGD
- a CDS encoding metallophosphoesterase family protein → MATITRRGFMKGALAVSAFPLVSPANEAEENNRLKFIHITDSHMDLSNDESVEAMELMVAFVNKNYPDLDFVLFGGDNFNNNVKGNSDALKFKEIIGKLHCPSYVVRGNKESSPKPNDSIHLNEFKSLFMDDKALTVQGKDWLLEKKGVQILGLDSCIENANNGIYTQETIHFAKKVLNAGKPSIILNHHPYTNYWKGTEEKDLHKYVLNNTKEVQQALFSYPNLILTLSGHKHIDSVTQIKHVKVVVTRGFIRPLDMDMYPMRYIEIHAGKVQEKLIYTA
- a CDS encoding sensor histidine kinase, with translation MFSKPKFTEYVMARLVTLGVFLFILFSVLIVVVMQEREDILLSIVLLGIAFAIFIFSIFRGAKRMQNELEVINRYLKNLDEIEKIDYETRFFTREFEEINENLIRVLKSAKKREDIKQRYNAKLKLKNRQRADMLSAIAHEFRNPIASIMGYSQTLQEDPNIPKVLQEKFLGKVYNNGQKIEDLLSRLILWNKFESGEATLHKSSFSILSLANEVKMVLQEAYKDREVEIIGEDRMMKADRTLIELVLKNLIENALKYSKDIVTVKIEDDRISVIDKGTGISEKDLGKVTKKFYRSGTHNWDNSMGLGLSIVKTILTLHGSRLDIESKLEEGSTFSFGL